Within the Staphylococcus argenteus genome, the region GCATTTCTCTTCTATAAACATTTAATTGAACATTATTAAGCACACTATTACTATAGTTACTATATTGAACACACACCTCATTTAATTCTAATAGCGGTTCAGATTTGTACTTATTATCATCATTTGAAGATGTTTTATCTATCCATTTTTTCACTTTAAATTTAACATGTTCACTCATACAAACTTCACGTAAATTCGCTAAGTTATCAATGGATTCAACATCTACTTCTGCATATTTAAGCGCTGTACAGTATAATGGTTCACGTATGCCTGCTTCTTTAAGCTTAGATGATTTTAGCAAATCACTAGGTGTTGTATTAGCGATAATTTTTCCATCTTTAAAAAGAATAACTCTATCAAACGTATCATCTAATGATTCTTCTAATCGATGTTCTACAACGATCATCGTTGACTTTGTTTCTTCATGAATATTATTTAACAATCTCAGTGTTTCATGTCCTGTCACAGGATCTAAATTGGCTAGTGGCTCATCCAATATTAAAATAGGTGTACAATGGATTAATATACCACCTAATGAAACGCGTTGTTTTTGACCTCCAGATAAATCCTGCGGTCGGTGATTTAAATGTTCTAACATACCAACTTTTTCAGCCCAATAACTTACATTTTTCTTCATATCATCTTGTTCAACACAATTATTTTCTAATAAAAAGGCCATATCTTCAGCTGCTGTTAAGCCTATGAACTGTCCGTCTGTATCTTGTAAAACTGTACCAACAACATTAGATCTTTCGTGTAAACAACCAACAGTTGCATCTTGATTATTTATATGTAGTTCCCCAGTTACGTTACCTTTAGTTTTAAATGGAATTAATCCATTTATGCAATTTGCAAAAGTCGATTTACCACTACCCGAAGCACCAACTACTAATACTTTTTCTCCCGGATAAATATCAACATTTATATTCTGTAATGTAGGTGTTGCTTGACTATGATATTGAAAACTAAAGTCTTTGAACGATATAATTGGTTCAGTCATGATATATCATTACCTTTCTACATTCATTTACATATCTGATTCAACAAAATAATTATTCTTTACGTAAACTACCTTTTTTTATTTGAGATGAAGCATATGCTTTTAATAATATTGTCCCAATAATGCCAACTGAAATAATATTTAATACTGTAGAGATAACACCTTGTGTATAAACCTTGTTAGCTGGTTCGTTATAAATCAAAATATCTAATGTTGGTGCAATAAGTGCCCAGCAAATAATATTCGCAATAATTTGACCGATATTAAAATAAATCATCGATTTCCTAGAAAATCGGCCTGAAGAAAGATTTAATTTTAGGCCAATCCATCCATATAAACAGCCTATAATTCCTGAACAAATAACCCAACTCCACCAAGCACTACCGTATGTCGTGAAATCTTTAATAGCGTGTCCAACTAATCCAGTCATTAAACCAGCAAAAGGTCCAAATATTGCAGATATTAATGCTAAAAATGCATAAGATGTTTCTATATTCGTATTAGGAAAACCTGTTGGTATTACAACAAAACGCCCTAAAATCACAAATACCGCTGCTCCTATACCAATCGCAACAACAGTTTTAACTGAAATATCTTGTTTTTTCATCTTCATTACTCCTTACATAAAAAATTCATTAAATTGATGGTGCTTTAGATAAATGAATCGTCCAATCATTTCCAGTACCAATATGATATAAATCTGAAAATGAGTCTTGATTGACCGCTACACCAATATTTACTAGCGAGTTAACATACACAAGAGGTTCACCCACATTAACATCTGCAAACGATCGCGCAAATTTAATAATATTTTGATAGACTTTCTTATCTTGATGATAAATTGTTACCACCAAATTATTACCATGAACAATTTCCAAGGATTTTAAGAATGCCAATGGAATATTTGTCCATAATGACCCAAATCTGATATCTAAAATATCAATGCTTCCTGTAACAGAATCCTCATTTTTTGTCGCTTCTCTTATTTCTAATGCCTCAATACTATCAACATTAATTGCCTGACCAAGACGTTCAAACGCTATCTTATTTGCAGCTAATCTCGCTCCATTGTATGCATAAACATCTCTACCATGAAAAGTATGACTTTCTTCCGAATGAGGCAATCGGCTTTTCACTTCATCAATTTCGATAACTTTTTTAATACCTTCGTAATGTTTGATATGACTTAAAGAGCCATTATCAGGTGTAATAATGTAATGACCCGATTCTGTTAAGCAAGCAATACTCCTCCTATCACTACCTACGCCCGGATCTACCACTGATACAAAAACTGTGCCTTGGGGCCAATACTTTACAGTTTGATATAACCGATATGACGCTACCCAAATGTCATACGGTGGTATATCATGCGTTAAGTTTTCAACGTGTATATCATCACTTACAGTATATGCGACTCCATACATTGCACTTACAGCGCCATCACTAAGTCCAAAATCTGATTGCAATACCAAATAATTTCCCATAAAATACCTCCTTATCTTTTAAACTTCAAAAACTATTATCTACATATTCAAAGTTTCATATTTTGAATTTTCAGAATTATATTAAAATAGTACGAGTCACTTGTTTCAAAGTCAATAGTAGCGACTATAAAAATGATAATAATAGTCAGATTTATCTCATTAATTAAATTGTATTGAACGATGATTACATTTATTTATGTTTGAATTAATTGACTAGGGTATAACAATAGTGTGGTGTTTTATAGGTCATTCTTTATATGCATCACAAAAAAATTCGAATTCGAAATAAAAAGCTTGCATCTTTACTTTATAGGTGGTATCGTATGTATATCGAATATAAAAAATATATCTAAAAGATAAAAATATGGAGGTTTTATATTATGACTAACTTTACTTTTGATGGCGCACACAGTAGTTTAGAATTCCAAATTAAACATTTAATGGTTTCTAAAGTGAAAGGTTCATTTGATCAATTTGACGTAGCAGTTGAAGGAGATATTAATGATTTCAGT harbors:
- a CDS encoding ECF-type riboflavin transporter substrate-binding protein codes for the protein MKKQDISVKTVVAIGIGAAVFVILGRFVVIPTGFPNTNIETSYAFLALISAIFGPFAGLMTGLVGHAIKDFTTYGSAWWSWVICSGIIGCLYGWIGLKLNLSSGRFSRKSMIYFNIGQIIANIICWALIAPTLDILIYNEPANKVYTQGVISTVLNIISVGIIGTILLKAYASSQIKKGSLRKE
- a CDS encoding ABC transporter ATP-binding protein is translated as MTEPIISFKDFSFQYHSQATPTLQNINVDIYPGEKVLVVGASGSGKSTFANCINGLIPFKTKGNVTGELHINNQDATVGCLHERSNVVGTVLQDTDGQFIGLTAAEDMAFLLENNCVEQDDMKKNVSYWAEKVGMLEHLNHRPQDLSGGQKQRVSLGGILIHCTPILILDEPLANLDPVTGHETLRLLNNIHEETKSTMIVVEHRLEESLDDTFDRVILFKDGKIIANTTPSDLLKSSKLKEAGIREPLYCTALKYAEVDVESIDNLANLREVCMSEHVKFKVKKWIDKTSSNDDNKYKSEPLLELNEVCVQYSNYSNSVLNNVQLNVYRREMLSIVGHNGAGKSTLAKAICGFLDITGNIQFCNKGFNQLSISERSEFVGYVMQNPNHMISEKMIYDEVALGLRARGMKESDIKIRVENVLKICGLYAFRNWPIAALSYGQKKRVTIASVLVLNPEIIILDEPTAGQDFYHYNEIMSFLIELNRQGKTIIMITHDMHLLSEYSSRTVVLSKGQVVADTTPVLVLNDKKICEIASLRQTSLFEMAEYIGISEPQKLVQLFINHDRKVRRQ
- a CDS encoding SAM hydrolase/SAM-dependent halogenase family protein produces the protein MGNYLVLQSDFGLSDGAVSAMYGVAYTVSDDIHVENLTHDIPPYDIWVASYRLYQTVKYWPQGTVFVSVVDPGVGSDRRSIACLTESGHYIITPDNGSLSHIKHYEGIKKVIEIDEVKSRLPHSEESHTFHGRDVYAYNGARLAANKIAFERLGQAINVDSIEALEIREATKNEDSVTGSIDILDIRFGSLWTNIPLAFLKSLEIVHGNNLVVTIYHQDKKVYQNIIKFARSFADVNVGEPLVYVNSLVNIGVAVNQDSFSDLYHIGTGNDWTIHLSKAPSI